GAGGAAGACCTGGGCGGTGCTCTACCCGGCCAGCCCCCACGGTGTCGCGCGGCTCGAGTTCTTTGACCACAAGGGGTCGAGCTCTGGAGGGGGCCGAGGGAGCTCTCGCCGCCTGGACTGCAAGGTGATCCGTCTGGCTGAGTGTGTGAGCGTGACCCCCGTGGCCGTGGAGAGCCCCCCTGAGCCTGGCGCCGCAGCTTTCCGCCTGGACACCGCACAGCGTTCCCACCTGCTGG
This DNA window, taken from Kogia breviceps isolate mKogBre1 chromosome 11, mKogBre1 haplotype 1, whole genome shotgun sequence, encodes the following:
- the DOK1 gene encoding docking protein 1 isoform X3, which gives rise to MDGAVMEGPLFLQSQRFGTKRWRKTWAVLYPASPHGVARLEFFDHKGSSSGGGRGSSRRLDCKVIRLAECVSVTPVAVESPPEPGAAAFRLDTAQRSHLLAADAPSSAAWVQTLCRNAFPKGSWALAPAENPPKLSALEMLENSLYSPAWEGHVLF